The following coding sequences are from one Streptomyces sp. NBC_01485 window:
- the eno gene encoding phosphopyruvate hydratase — protein MTDARIAKLHGRRVWDSRGRPTVEVEVHLADGSTGRAIAPAGASTGQGEALDLRDGGSRFGGLDVQRAVGSVNDEIAPALAGRDASDQEAVDRLLVDLDGTTDRSRLGGNAIVATSMAVLHAAAASAGVPLWKHLAGERPVRIPLPEIQIFGGGAHADRRVDVQDFMVMCPAADSFSEALDWTAEIYRAAGSLMRAAGKAQGVADEGGFWPAFDSNEEALEMLTRAIRTAGFAPSTEVGISLDVAASQFGSGGRYTLALDDRTLDTAALIDMLGGWIEQYPILSVEDPVGEDDHDGMLEFTRRYGDRCQVIGDDYLVTNAKRVEAAATSGTANAVLVKPNQAGTVTEAFQALRAGKEAGFGTIVSARSGETEDVTIAHLSVGWDAGQLKVGSFTRSERMAKWNEVLRIEESLGESAEFSGWSAFTFAGSRAFVTKP, from the coding sequence ATGACAGACGCGCGGATCGCCAAGCTCCACGGCCGCAGAGTGTGGGACTCACGCGGTCGGCCGACCGTCGAGGTCGAGGTGCACCTCGCGGACGGCTCGACGGGGCGGGCCATCGCGCCGGCGGGGGCCTCCACGGGCCAGGGCGAGGCGCTCGACCTGCGCGACGGCGGCAGCCGCTTCGGCGGGCTCGACGTCCAGCGCGCGGTGGGCTCGGTGAACGACGAGATCGCGCCCGCCCTCGCCGGCCGTGACGCGAGTGACCAGGAAGCCGTCGACCGGCTGCTGGTGGACCTCGACGGAACTACCGACCGAAGCCGTCTGGGCGGCAACGCGATCGTGGCCACGTCCATGGCCGTCCTGCACGCCGCCGCCGCTTCGGCGGGCGTACCGCTGTGGAAGCACCTGGCGGGCGAACGCCCGGTCCGTATCCCGCTGCCGGAGATCCAGATCTTCGGCGGCGGCGCCCACGCGGACCGCCGGGTCGACGTACAGGACTTCATGGTGATGTGCCCGGCGGCGGACAGTTTCTCCGAGGCCCTGGACTGGACCGCGGAGATCTACCGGGCGGCAGGAAGTCTGATGCGCGCGGCGGGGAAGGCCCAGGGCGTGGCCGACGAGGGCGGCTTCTGGCCCGCCTTCGACTCCAACGAGGAGGCGTTGGAGATGCTGACCCGCGCCATCAGGACCGCGGGCTTCGCACCCTCGACCGAGGTGGGCATCTCGCTGGACGTCGCGGCCTCGCAGTTCGGCAGCGGCGGGCGGTACACGCTGGCCCTGGACGACCGCACGCTCGACACCGCGGCGCTGATCGACATGCTGGGCGGCTGGATCGAGCAGTATCCGATCCTGTCCGTCGAGGACCCGGTGGGCGAGGACGACCACGACGGCATGCTGGAGTTCACCCGGCGCTACGGCGACCGCTGCCAGGTGATCGGCGACGACTACCTGGTCACGAACGCCAAGCGCGTGGAGGCCGCAGCGACCAGCGGTACGGCGAACGCCGTCCTCGTCAAGCCGAACCAGGCCGGTACGGTCACGGAGGCGTTCCAGGCACTGCGGGCCGGAAAGGAAGCCGGCTTCGGCACGATCGTCTCGGCGCGTTCCGGGGAGACCGAGGACGTCACCATCGCCCATCTCAGCGTCGGCTGGGACGCCGGCCAGTTGAAGGTGGGCTCGTTCACCCGCTCCGAGCGCATGGCCAAGTGGAACGAGGTTCTGCGCATCGAGGAGTCCCTCGGTGAATCCGCGGAATTCAGCGGCTGGTCCGCCTTCACATTCGCCGGATCCCGGGCCTTTGTCACCAAGCCGTAA